One stretch of Corvus hawaiiensis isolate bCorHaw1 chromosome 1, bCorHaw1.pri.cur, whole genome shotgun sequence DNA includes these proteins:
- the MED10 gene encoding mediator of RNA polymerase II transcription subunit 10 has protein sequence MAEKFDSLEEHLEKFVENIRQLGIIVSDFQPSSQTGLNQKLNFMVTGLQDIDKCRQQLHDISVPLEVFEYIDQGRNPQLYTKECLERALAKNEQVKGKIDTMKKFKSLLIQELTKVFPEDMAKYKAIRGEDPPP, from the exons ATGGCGGAGAAGTTCGACTCCCTGGAGGAGCACCTGGAGAAGTTCGTGGAGAACATCCGGCAGCTCGGCATCATCGTTAGCGacttccagcccagcagccagaCGGGGCTCAATCAGAAATT GAATTTCATGGTGACGGGCTTGCAGGATATCGACAAATGCCGGCAGCAGCTTCACGATATCAGCGTGCCCTTGGAAGTTTTTGA ataCATAGATCAAGGCCGCAACCCTCAGCTTTACACCAAAGAGTGTCTGGAGCGAGCTTTGGCTAAAAATGAgcaagtaaaaggaaaaattgacACTATGAAG aaatttAAAAGCCTGTTAATTCAAGAACTGACAAAGGTGTTCCCAGAAGATATGGCAAAGTACAAAGCTATTCGAGGAGAAGATCCTCCTCCTTAA